One window of the Pempheris klunzingeri isolate RE-2024b chromosome 10, fPemKlu1.hap1, whole genome shotgun sequence genome contains the following:
- the c1ql2 gene encoding complement C1q-like protein 2 encodes MVLTLIIAIPLLVQTSKTDAHYEMMGTCRMICDPYNPKPSATALEVMQDLSAIPSPSFVQGTKGEPGRPGKPGPRGPPGEPGPPGPRGPPGDRGDSGKTGYPGVVGTARTETGGELGSAIGGAKIAFYVGLKNPHEGYEVLKFDDVVTNLGNHYDPTTGKFTCQVSGIYYFTYHVLMRGGDGTSMWADLCKNGQVRASAIAQDADQNYDYASNSVVLHLDSGDEIYVKLDGGKAHGGNNNKYSTFSGFLLYPD; translated from the exons ATGGTTTTAACTCTCATCATCGCGATTCCTCTGCTGGTGCAAACTTCCAAGACAGATGCGCACTACGAGATGATGGGCACCTGTCGGATGATCTGTGACCCGTACAATCCCAAACCGAGCGCCACGGCTCTGGAGGTCATGCAGGACCTGAGTGCCATTCCCTCTCCGTCCTTTGTTCAAGGGACGAAAGGCGAGCCTGGTCGACCGGGGAAACCTGGGCCGAGGGGGCCGCCAGGTGAACCGGGACCACCCGGTCCGAGAGGGCCGCCAGGGGATAGAGGAGATTCTGGAAAGACGGGATATCCTGGTGTGGTGGGCACCGCGCGGACTGAGACCGGCGGAGAGCTGGGCTCTGCGATCGGCGGGGCAAAGATAGCGTTTTATGTGGGTCTGAAAAACCCTCACGAGGGATATGAAGTGTTAAAGTTCGACGACGTTGTCACTAACCTGGGGAACCACTACGACCCGACAACCGGCAAGTTCACATGCCAAGTTTCTGGAATTTACTACTTCACTTATCATGTGCTGATGCGCGGCGGAGATGGAACAAGCATGTGGGCAGACTTGTGCAAAAATGGACAG GTCCGAGCCAGCGCCATAGCGCAGGACGCCGATCAGAATTATGACTACGCCAGCAACAGCGTGGTTCTGCATCTGGACTCCGGGGATGAGATTTATGTGAAACTCGATGGCGGCAAGGCACACGGCgggaacaacaacaaatacagcaCATTTTCCGGTTTCCTTTTATACCCGGACTAA